One window of the Salvia splendens isolate huo1 chromosome 1, SspV2, whole genome shotgun sequence genome contains the following:
- the LOC121803898 gene encoding non-specific lipid-transfer protein 1-like codes for MLNVSKVVLVMAICVFVAAFSADDCQQVLTQLQPCRNYLKSGGSVPANCCKGVATLNKAATTATKKQQFCKCLQSEAKSLGVNSNYASSLPQKCKVNVGYPISYSVNCTRIH; via the exons atgttgaatgtgagtaaggttgtCTTGGTGATGGCTATCTGCGTTTTTGTGGCGGCGTTCAGCGCGGACGACTGCCAGCAGGTGCTTACGCAGCTGCAGCCGTGCAGGAACTACCTGAAATCGGGCGGTAGCGTCCCTGCCAACTGCTGCAAGGGCGTTGCTACGCTGAACAAGGCCGCCACCACGGCGACAAAGAAGCAGCAATTTTGTAAATGTCTGCAATCTGAGGCTAAATCTTTAGGCGTTAACTCAAATTATGCTTCAAGCTTGCCTCAGAAGTGTAAGGTTAACGTTGGCTATCCAATTAGCTACTCCGTTAATTGTACCcg AATCCATTGA